The genome window CGCACAATACCCCGTGGGCCCCCGCCTGGGCGCTCTGGCTGTGGTTCGCGCTCACGCTGGTCTCCGTGCTGTATGTGGCCTGGGACCTGTTTACCCGGACCCCGGAGATGAAGGTGATGAAGTGGGGCTGGGTGCTGGTGACCCTTTATACGGGGCCGGTAGGCCTGCTTATCTATTGGTTTTCTTGCCGCGAGTCGTCGCCCGGCACGCACGAGGCGTTTGTGGCACCGCTCTGGAAGCAGGCCGTAGGCTCCACGATCCACTGTGCGGCGGGCGACGCGACGGGCATTATCGTGGCCGCCGCTATCACGGGCTACTTCGGCCTGAGCATGGGCGTGGACATTTGGATCGAGTATGCCGCCGGCTTTGCCTTCGGCTTGTTCATCTTCCAGGCGCTGTTTATGAAGGACATGATGGGCATGAGCTACGGGCAAGCCCTGCGCCACTCTTTTCTGCCGGAGTGGATGTCGATGAACGCCATGATGGCCGGCATGCTGCCTACCATGGTCATTCTGATGAGCCGCGACATGCGCGCCATGGAAGCTGCCTCGCCCTGGTTCTGGGCGGCCATGTCGGCGGCAACCCTGGTGGGCGTGGTGGTTTCTTACCCGGTCAACTACTGGCTCGTTAAAAATCAGCTCAAGCACGGCATGGGTACCGAGCGGGCGTTGGGCAAAGGCGGCACGGCGGAAGAAGAAGTCAGTTTGCCGGCGCATGCTGGCCATTCCATGGCCAGCATGTCGCCCGCCCTGCCCCCGGCCGCTGCGCACGCGGGGCACACCAGGGCCGCGCTGCCCATGGATATGGCGGGCGGCGCCCAGGTATCGGGCTTGCGCAAGGCGATTGTCACCTTGCTTACGCTGCTCATGCTCGCGGTCGGCTACTGGCTGGCGGCCCGCTACGGGGACCTGTCGATGCGCCCGGGGACGCCCATGGAGGCCATGCCGGGCATGGACATGCCGGGCCACCGAATGTAAATAGCCCGCGGCCTTCTTTCTGGATAGGCCCTCCCGATGTTGGGCGCCTCGGCCGAGCCGGCCGAAGGCTGGATGACGCCCCTGCGCTTACTAGTACCGAGCCTTACTGATCCCACCACACCTTGTCCCGCAGGCCATCCAACGAGCCCTGCTGGGTTACTTCCGGGCCGGTGGTGGCGCGTTCGGTTTTGGGGTAGAGCAACCACCGCCCGCCAAGTGCTGCTGATCAGGCTGGTCTTGATTTTCCTGTGTAGCCTGTACTACTTGTTTAACTGCGCCCTAAAGTGAGCCCTGCGCCATTCCACTACGCCTACGGCCTAAGCTGTTACAGTGAGCAGCTGGAAATTATGCAAGCCATAGTTAAACTTTCTTTATTTGTACAAATTCTAAATAAATCTACCTTTGTGCCATTATTACCCCTAAGGCACTCTAATGACCCGTTTCGCGTACCCTAACCCTGCCTTTATTCTCGGCAGTCTTGCGCTTTCCACCCTACTTTGTTTGCCGTCGGCCCTAGCGCAGCAAACCCCCGTCGCGGATACCACCCGCCACCAGACCCTCAGCGAAGTCACCGTGACTGGCGCGGCTACGCACTTTGCGCCCCCAGTCGATGGGACGACGCTGACCGCCGGCCGCCGCAACGAGCTCATCAAGCCCCGCGAGGTCAATGCCAACCTGGTGCAGAACAACATGCGTCAGGTGATGGCCCGCATTCCCGGGCTGATGGTGTGGGAAAACGACGGCTCGGGGCAGCAGATCAACGTCGCCACGCGGGGCCTGAGCCCCAACCGCAGCTGGGAGTTCAACACCCGCCAGAACGGCTACGACATGAGTGCTGACGCCTTTGGCTACCCCGAGGCCTACTACAACCCGCCCATGGAAGCGGTGGAGCGCATCCAGCTGCTGCGGGGCGGGGCGGGCCTGCAGTTCGGCCCCCAGTTCGGCGGCCTGCTCAACTATGAGCTCAAGCGCGGCGCCCGCGACAAAAAAGTCGAGTTGGAAAGTAGCAACACGGCCGGCGCCAACGGCTTGTTTAACTCCTACAACGCCGTGGGCGGCACCGTGGGGAAGGTGAACTATTATGCCTACTACCGCCACCGCCAGGGCGACGGCTGGCGCCCTCATAACCAGTTCACCGTGGACGATGTGCACGGCAACGTGCACGTGGCCCTCACCGAGCGCCTGACCCTGAACGCCGAGCTCACGTACCTGACCAACCGGCTGCAGCAGCCCGGGGGCTTGACCGACGCGCAGTTCGCCCAGGACAGCCGCCAGAGCACCCGCGCCCGCAACTGGCTCAGCACCCCCTGGCTGATTCCGGCCCTCACGCTGGATTACCAGGCCAGTGCGCGCACCCGCCTGAATTTGAAAACCTTTGGCCTGGTGGCCTCGCGCAACAGCGTCGGCTTCGTGGCCGGCCTGCCGGCCCCGGACAGCGTGAACCGCCGCACCCGGCAGGTGGCCGCCCGCCAAGTGGACCGCGACGACTACCGCAACCTGGGCGCGGAACTGCGCCTGCTCCAGGACGTGGACCTGCTGGGCCGTACCCACACGCTGGCCACGGGCCTGCGGGCCTACCGCGCTACCACCGGGCGCCGGCAGCGGGGTACCGGCACCACGGGCGCGGACTATGACCTGACGCTCACGGGCGACGGCCGCTTCACCAACGAATTTGACTTTACCACCACCAATGCCGCCGCCTTTGCTGAGCTGCTGCTACACGCCGGTTCCCGCCTGAGCTTCACGCCGGGCGTGCGCTACGACTACCTGCGCAACACCGGCACCGGCTACCTGGGGCGCGCTGCCAACGGCAGCGAAAACCGCATTGCTGATCAGTCCAGCCAGCGCAATGTGCTGCTTTACGGCCTGGGCAGCGAGTTTCAGGTGTCGCCCACGACCAACCTGTATGCCAACTATTCGCGCGCTTTCCGGCCCGTGCTCTTCGGCGATTTGGTGCCCCCGGCCACCGCGGACGTCATCGATCCCAACCTGAAGGATGCGCGCGGCTATACTGCCGAGATCGGCTACCGCGGCAACTATAAGAACTGGGTGCGCTTCGACGTAGGTTACTTCTTTCTCAACTACGAAGACCGCATTGGCACCGTGCGGCGGCCCGTGCCGGGCGGCACTGTGGGCCAGACCCAACAGTTCCGCACCAACCTGGGCCGCACCCAAACGCACGGCCTGGAAGCCTACGCCGAGCTGGACTTGATTCATTCGATTACGGGCAACTTCAACTTGCCCCACCTGGACCTGTTTGCCGCGCTCAGCCTGCTCGACGCCCGGTATGGTAACCTGCCCGTGACCACGCTCACCGGCACGGGCGCCAGCACCCAGATTGTGGAAAGCAATCTGGAAGGAAAGTACGTGGAAAATGCCCCCCGCCAGACCCTGCGCACGGGCCTCACCTTCGCCCACCAGGGCTTGTCGGTGACGGGGCAGTTCAGTTACGTGGGCAAAGTGTACGCCGATGCTAGTAACACGGAGGAGCCGACGGCCAATGCCCAGACCGGGGCCATCCCGGCTTACCAGGTCGCCGACTTCTCCGCTACCTGGAAGCTGGGTCAGGAGGGCCGCTACCGGCTCAGCGGTGGGGTCAACAACGTGTTCGATGCCCGCTACTTTACCCGCCGGGCCGGCGGCTACCCCGGCCCCGGCATCCTGCCCGCCGATGGCCGCACCTGGTTTGCCGGCCTCGGCCTGACGCTGTAGCCGTGCGGGCGAACAGCGCAATTAAGCCAGACGAGGTGGGGTGAGGCTGAATCCGCGGGGGGTAGGAAATGGCCTGGGATGGGACCGCACGGGAGAGCCTACCCAGAAGCTGCCAGATAGCGGTGATGCCCTTTTGTTGAACAACATTTATGGATGCCCTGCCTACTTACTTACCCAGAAAACGCTTATTCCTGTCTGGGAACCTTTGCCAGAGCAAGACAATCAAAGCGTTAGCCGCCGTCCTCTAGCGGTTTTTGGGACGACATAAGAACGAGGCTGCCTACCTCAGGAGCTAAACAGAACAGAGGACCAGCGCCCCCGCTGGTCCTCTGTTCTGTTTAGTAGACCGGCAAGGAGTAAAATCGCCAACGAACGAATTTGCCCTTAGTTAGGGGCGTTGCCCTTGGCGGCGACATGCCCGCGAAAGAGCAGGATATCTTTGTCGAAGAGGTAAATGCCGCTTTTGTCGTCGCCCACCAGTTCGAGCTTGTCGTTTAGCGTGCGGGCCAGGGCTTCCTCCTCCAACTGCTCCGAGACGTACCACTGCAAGAAGTTATGGGTGGCGAAGTCGCGCTCCTGCAGCGTGAGGCCCACCAACTCGTTGATGCTGGCC of Hymenobacter radiodurans contains these proteins:
- a CDS encoding TonB-dependent receptor family protein gives rise to the protein MPSALAQQTPVADTTRHQTLSEVTVTGAATHFAPPVDGTTLTAGRRNELIKPREVNANLVQNNMRQVMARIPGLMVWENDGSGQQINVATRGLSPNRSWEFNTRQNGYDMSADAFGYPEAYYNPPMEAVERIQLLRGGAGLQFGPQFGGLLNYELKRGARDKKVELESSNTAGANGLFNSYNAVGGTVGKVNYYAYYRHRQGDGWRPHNQFTVDDVHGNVHVALTERLTLNAELTYLTNRLQQPGGLTDAQFAQDSRQSTRARNWLSTPWLIPALTLDYQASARTRLNLKTFGLVASRNSVGFVAGLPAPDSVNRRTRQVAARQVDRDDYRNLGAELRLLQDVDLLGRTHTLATGLRAYRATTGRRQRGTGTTGADYDLTLTGDGRFTNEFDFTTTNAAAFAELLLHAGSRLSFTPGVRYDYLRNTGTGYLGRAANGSENRIADQSSQRNVLLYGLGSEFQVSPTTNLYANYSRAFRPVLFGDLVPPATADVIDPNLKDARGYTAEIGYRGNYKNWVRFDVGYFFLNYEDRIGTVRRPVPGGTVGQTQQFRTNLGRTQTHGLEAYAELDLIHSITGNFNLPHLDLFAALSLLDARYGNLPVTTLTGTGASTQIVESNLEGKYVENAPRQTLRTGLTFAHQGLSVTGQFSYVGKVYADASNTEEPTANAQTGAIPAYQVADFSATWKLGQEGRYRLSGGVNNVFDARYFTRRAGGYPGPGILPADGRTWFAGLGLTL